The DNA window TGTTATCTACCTTATCCGCTACCTGCTCTGCAAATTGAGCCATGATTTCCTGATCCTTCTCATCCGGACGTCCTGGGGCGATTTTGTCTGAGAACACATGGCTTACGGCGAATCCAGCTCCGGCAACCGTATGGAAACCGTTATTCTCAAGTTCGTTGCGCAGCTCGATCAGTCCGTTGTCAAAGTTTCTGTTTCCAAAGGTAACGACGGGAACGGCCAGCGCCCCCTCACCCTTAAAGTGATTCTGTACGATTGGAAGCATCTTGTTTGGAACTCTTCCTGCATAGACAGGCGTGCCGAATACGACAAGGTCTGACGGTGAATAGGTCTGCTCCTCGGTTCTGTTCCCCGGTAATGTAAAGTCGTAAGTTTCCATGGGAACTCCGAGCTTTCCGGCGATTTTTTCCGCAATGGCGGTTACTACACCCTCCGTATTTCCTGTGGCACTGTAAAATACCGCTTTCACACATGAAATTTTCATTGGTTTATTTCCTCCCTGATTTTTCTCATTCACAGCTATGTAACGGTAACCTGCACGCGGGCTGCCGTCCTTCATTAAATCTTTCCTAATTATTGAATCCTTCCACAGTTGCGCTTATCTTTCATTATAGCAGTTCTACAGGGT is part of the [Clostridium] symbiosum genome and encodes:
- a CDS encoding EFR1 family ferrodoxin (N-terminal region resembles flavodoxins. C-terminal ferrodoxin region binds two 4Fe-4S clusters.) codes for the protein MKISCVKAVFYSATGNTEGVVTAIAEKIAGKLGVPMETYDFTLPGNRTEEQTYSPSDLVVFGTPVYAGRVPNKMLPIVQNHFKGEGALAVPVVTFGNRNFDNGLIELRNELENNGFHTVAGAGFAVSHVFSDKIAPGRPDEKDQEIMAQFAEQVADKVDNMESIPEPIAVRGDDPVGPYYTPLGTDGKPAVFLKAKPKTKPEACDGCGICVDACPVGSISKEDPKEVPGICIKCQACVKKCPTGAKYFDDPAFLSHVAMLEQNYTRRAEAETFV